From the Bacteroidetes bacterium GWF2_43_63 genome, one window contains:
- a CDS encoding guanylate kinase has translation MRKAVIFSAPSGAGKTTIVHKLIDAGLPLGFSISATSRQPRENEIDGVDYFFFSIEQFRKKVGQNEFVEWEEVYDGLYYGTLKLEVERVWNEGKAIIFDVDVKGGVSLKKIFGENALSVFIQPPSFEILEERLRFRHTESEESIQKRLDRAKYELSFAPQFDIVITNDHLDIAVSEAAAKVSDFLKS, from the coding sequence ATGAGAAAAGCCGTGATTTTTTCAGCGCCCAGCGGAGCAGGCAAAACAACCATTGTTCACAAGCTTATTGATGCCGGATTGCCGCTTGGATTCTCAATTTCGGCAACCAGTCGCCAACCGCGCGAAAACGAAATAGACGGAGTCGATTATTTCTTTTTTTCTATTGAACAGTTCAGAAAAAAAGTGGGACAAAATGAATTTGTTGAATGGGAGGAAGTTTACGATGGACTATATTACGGCACTTTAAAATTAGAAGTAGAGCGCGTTTGGAACGAAGGCAAAGCCATTATTTTTGATGTGGATGTGAAAGGTGGCGTGAGTCTGAAAAAAATTTTCGGAGAAAATGCACTTTCAGTTTTTATTCAGCCACCATCATTCGAAATCCTTGAAGAACGGCTCAGATTCAGACATACAGAATCGGAAGAATCTATTCAGAAACGACTCGATCGTGCAAAATACGAACTCAGTTTTGCTCCGCAGTTTGATATTGTAATCACCAATGATCACCTGGACATCG